One stretch of Aquimarina sp. Aq107 DNA includes these proteins:
- a CDS encoding globin family protein, producing the protein MEKSTIDLVQTSFSKVAPIAETAAEIFYNKLFELDPELKKIFPSDNAEAMKGQGNKLMTMLSSAVAGLSNLDRLIPILQDLGKRHVDYKVESSHYDTVGAALLSTLATGLGEDFTPEVKAAWTDTYGVMASVMKTAAYGEVA; encoded by the coding sequence ATGGAAAAAAGCACAATTGATTTAGTACAAACATCATTTAGTAAAGTTGCTCCAATAGCAGAAACTGCTGCAGAAATTTTTTATAACAAACTTTTTGAATTAGATCCCGAACTAAAAAAAATATTTCCTTCAGATAACGCAGAAGCAATGAAAGGACAAGGAAACAAACTAATGACCATGCTATCTTCTGCTGTAGCAGGCCTTAGCAACTTAGACCGCTTAATACCAATTTTACAAGACTTAGGAAAGAGACATGTAGATTACAAAGTAGAATCCTCACATTATGATACTGTAGGAGCTGCATTATTAAGTACCCTAGCAACTGGGTTAGGAGAAGATTTTACTCCAGAAGTAAAAGCAGCCTGGACTGACACGTATGGAGTTATGGCATCTGTAATGAAGACTGCAGCATACGGAGAAGTTGCATAG